The Streptomyces europaeiscabiei genome window below encodes:
- a CDS encoding TIR-like protein FxsC, producing the protein MNRHVRGRGAPDNRPYFFLSYAHTPSGPDNGDPDHWVYTLYKDLCADILAITDLPAGTPPGFMDREMRSGEGWPVRLSDNLAHCRVFVPLYSPRYFSSEACGREWFAFSDRIRQARDAGAGDIPAIVPVLWSRVGMDRLPESVRHLQVERNAFGERYLDHGIYGLIKLKRLRDEYDETVFMLAQRIVEVAEESPLPSSTPRPFESTPSAFAPPGDGPRRIHLTVAAPARHIVPESRKDGRYGENALHWNPYNDETPRPIAALAEELIRSLDYRITVSDFDNEDPTTDDLTAGGPDAHPGPEDAEPDHPAILLVDCWAVLDEDRRRRLKAFDANARPWVGAIVPWNHTDQECHGAEGRQVKAKLERTLPLILERGRRTDCRIAANGVPTLQMFTDVLPALAAHTTRQYLRHAQAHPPEGPQLPQPRLMGPTYPQQPAAGSDHGGEA; encoded by the coding sequence AGGACCTGTGCGCCGACATCCTGGCCATCACGGATCTGCCGGCGGGCACGCCCCCGGGCTTCATGGACCGGGAGATGCGCTCGGGAGAGGGCTGGCCGGTCCGCCTCAGCGACAACCTGGCGCACTGCCGGGTGTTCGTGCCGCTGTACTCCCCGCGGTATTTCAGCAGTGAGGCCTGTGGCCGGGAGTGGTTCGCCTTCAGCGACCGAATACGCCAGGCCCGGGACGCCGGCGCAGGGGACATCCCGGCGATCGTCCCGGTGCTGTGGAGCCGCGTCGGTATGGACCGGCTGCCCGAGTCCGTGCGCCACCTCCAAGTGGAACGCAACGCGTTCGGCGAACGCTATCTGGACCATGGGATCTACGGGTTGATCAAGCTCAAGCGACTGCGGGACGAGTACGACGAAACAGTGTTCATGCTCGCCCAGCGCATTGTGGAGGTCGCGGAGGAGTCGCCGCTGCCGTCGAGCACCCCCCGGCCGTTCGAGTCCACGCCCAGTGCCTTCGCGCCACCCGGCGACGGCCCCCGCCGCATCCACCTCACCGTGGCGGCACCGGCCCGTCACATCGTCCCGGAGTCCCGGAAGGACGGCCGGTACGGCGAGAACGCCCTGCACTGGAACCCCTACAACGACGAGACACCGCGCCCCATCGCCGCACTGGCGGAGGAACTGATCAGGTCGCTGGACTACCGGATCACCGTGTCCGACTTCGACAACGAGGATCCGACCACCGACGACCTCACGGCCGGCGGGCCCGACGCACACCCCGGGCCCGAGGACGCCGAGCCCGACCACCCCGCGATCCTGCTGGTCGACTGCTGGGCGGTCCTCGACGAGGACCGTCGGCGCAGGCTCAAGGCGTTCGACGCGAACGCCCGCCCCTGGGTCGGCGCGATCGTCCCCTGGAACCACACCGACCAGGAATGCCATGGCGCGGAAGGACGACAGGTCAAGGCGAAGCTGGAACGCACCCTCCCGCTGATCCTGGAGCGGGGGCGCCGGACCGACTGCCGGATCGCGGCCAACGGGGTGCCCACGCTCCAGATGTTCACCGACGTGCTGCCGGCGCTGGCGGCGCACACGACCCGGCAGTACCTCAGGCACGCTCAGGCACATCCGCCCGAGGGTCCACAGCTGCCGCAGCCACGTCTCATGGGCCCCACCTACCCGCAGCAGCCCGCCGCGGGTTCCGACCACGGAGGAGAAGCATGA